From the Syngnathoides biaculeatus isolate LvHL_M chromosome 10, ASM1980259v1, whole genome shotgun sequence genome, one window contains:
- the LOC133507593 gene encoding protein CBFA2T2-like, which translates to MPGSPVDAKTHSRSAPSSSSSGAAIIMPPLPSINPSGPRLASFSTTALTNGNHHSPPTLNAVPSPPQRYSNGPSSSSSSSLANQQLPATCGARQLSKLKRFLTTLQQFGNDISPEIGDNVRSLVLALVNSTVTIEEFHSRLQEATNFPLRPFVIPFLKANLPLLQRELLHCARAAKQTPAQYLSQHEHLLLSTATASSPDSSELLMEPSDAAVKRPSPSRVKENGFHERPPVAMEPPAKRICTISPAPRHSPAHPLPLSAQLHPTPPPLQHYALDDIAAPHILHREHSQRVLDIRELKDRPRLPGSNGGYREEPVDHRLTDREWADEWRHLDHVLNSIVDMVEKTRRSVSVLRRCQESDREELNYWRRRSSEQEDPRKGGPAPFSKTLSPHSAESESQREFAPRPGSAYVTDEIWRKAEEAVNEVKRQAMDEVQKAVAEAEQKAFEMIAAERAKMEKTLADAKRKAQEDAIMVINEQEDSSECCWNCGRKASETCSGCNAARYCGSFCQHKDWERHHLICSPGLQAQPKPVSAVVAAARASPARLSTPDVAAPASSPGEKVPAASRSSTPSTPASAPETNGH; encoded by the exons ATGCCCGGTTCTCCTGTGGATGCTAAAACTCATTCCAGATCAGctcccagcagcagcagcagcggcgccGCCATCATCATGCCCCCCCTGCCCTCCATCAACCCCAGCGGCCCCCGCCTGGCCTCTTTCTCCACCACAGCAC TGACCAACGGAAACCACCACTCGCCGCCGACGCTCAACGCCGTGCCTTCGCCGCCGCAGCGCTACAGCAACGGGCCGTCGtcgtcttcgtcgtcgtcgctgGCCAACCAGCAGTTGCCGGCCACGTGCGGCGCGCGGCAGCTGAGCAAGCTGAAGCGCTTCCTGACCACGCTGCAGCAGTTCGGCAACGACATCTCGCCGGAAATCGGCGATAACGTCCGCAGCTTGGTGCTGGCTTTAGTG AATTCAACAGTAACCATCGAGGAGTTCCACTCGCGGCTTCAGGAGGCCACCAACTTCCCCTTGAGGCCGTTTGTTATTCCTTTCCTCAAG GCCAACCTTCCCCTGTTACAGAGGGAGCTGCTCCACTGCGCTCGTGCGGCCAAGCAGACCCCGGCCCAGTACCTGTCCCAGCACGAGCACCTCCTGCTCAGCACCGCCACGGCGTCCTCCCCGGACTCCTCCGAGCTCCTCATGGAGCCCTCCGACGCCGCCGTCAAGCGGCCCAGCCCGAGCAG GGTGAAGGAGAACGGCTTCCACGAACGCCCGCCCGTGGCCATGGAGCCCCCCGCCAAGCGCATTTGCACCATCAGCCCGGCTCCCCGCCACAGCCCCGCCCACCCGCTGCCGCTCAGCGCCCAGCTGCACCCGACGCCGCCGCCCCTGCAGCACTACGCCCTGGACGACATCGCCGCGCCGCACATCCTGCACCGCGAGCACAGCCAGCGCGTGTTGGACATACGAGAGCTCAAAGACAGGCCCAGGCTGCCGG GCAGTAACGGGGGCTACCGCGAGGAGCCGGTCGACCACAGGCTGACTGACAGAGAGTGGGCTGACGAATGGCGGCATCTGGACCAC GTGCTGAACTCCATCGTGGACATGGTGGAAAAGACGCGGCGGTCGGTGAGCGTCCTGCGCCGGTGCCAGGAGTCGGACCGCGAGGAGCTCAACTACTGGAGGCGGCGCTCCAGCGAGCAGGAGGACCCTCGCAAAGGGGGCCCGGCGCCCTTCTCCAAAACGCTCAGCCCCCACTCTGCAGAATCAG AGTCTCAGCGCGAGTTCGCCCCGCGACCCGGTTCCGCCTACGTGACGGACGAGATCTGGAGGAAAGCGG AGGAGGCGGTGAACGAGGTGAAGAGGCAGGCCATGGACGAGGTCCAAAAGGCGGTGGCCGAGGCCGAGCAGAAGGCCTTCGAGATGATCGCGGCCGAGCGGGCCAAGATGGAGAAGACGCTGGCCGACGCCAAGAGGAAGGCTCAGGAGGACGCCATCATGGTCATCAACGAGCAGGAGGATTCCAGCGAG TGTTGCTGGAACTGCGGCCGCAAAGCCAGCGAGACGTGCAGCGGCTGCAACGCGGCGCGCTACTGCGGCTCCTTCTGCCAGCACAAAGACTGGGAGCGGCACCATCTCATCTGCAGCCCCGGACTTCAGGCCCAGCCCAAGCCCGTCTCCgccgtcgtcgccgccgccagGGCGTCCCCGGCGCGCCTCTCGACGCCCGACGTCGCGGCCCCGGCGTCCAGTCCCGGCGAGAAGGTCCCGGCGGCGTCTCGCTCGTCCACCCCTTCCACGCCGGCCTCGGCGCCCGAGACCAACGGACATTAG